The following are encoded together in the Iodobacter fluviatilis genome:
- the pgeF gene encoding peptidoglycan editing factor PgeF encodes MWIRPDWPAPATVQAISTSRHGGVSDAPWASLNLGNHVDDCPKAVEQNRAIVRHYLPADPLWLTQVHGVHVVNAATAAQNTEADASVSHVTSAVCAIMTADCLPVLLCNQAGTVVGAAHAGWRGLCNGVIEATIAQMDVAPETLMAWLGPAIGPSAFEVGDEVKAAFTAQNPAASAAFHATATHGKWLVDIYLLAKQRLNAQGISTIYGGDYCTVSDAERFFSYRRDQRTGRMASLIWLSEV; translated from the coding sequence ATGTGGATCAGGCCTGATTGGCCTGCACCAGCAACGGTGCAGGCCATTTCAACCAGCCGTCACGGTGGCGTCAGTGATGCGCCGTGGGCCAGTCTTAATTTGGGCAATCATGTTGATGATTGCCCAAAAGCTGTTGAGCAAAACCGCGCCATCGTTCGTCACTACCTACCTGCTGATCCACTCTGGCTTACACAGGTACACGGCGTGCACGTAGTTAACGCAGCAACGGCCGCCCAAAATACCGAAGCCGATGCCAGCGTGTCACATGTTACCTCTGCCGTTTGCGCCATTATGACGGCAGACTGCTTGCCTGTTTTGCTGTGTAATCAAGCCGGAACCGTCGTCGGCGCGGCCCATGCAGGCTGGCGTGGCCTCTGTAATGGCGTGATTGAAGCAACGATTGCCCAAATGGATGTCGCGCCAGAAACCCTAATGGCGTGGCTAGGCCCTGCGATTGGGCCAAGTGCTTTTGAGGTAGGCGATGAAGTAAAAGCCGCATTTACCGCACAAAACCCAGCCGCCAGCGCAGCATTTCACGCCACAGCCACACATGGAAAATGGCTGGTTGATATCTATTTACTTGCAAAGCAAAGGCTTAATGCGCAAGGAATTAGCACAATTTATGGGGGTGACTATTGCACAGTAAGCGATGCGGAACGGTTTTTTTCTTACCGCCGCGATCAGCGCACCGGCAGGATGGCTAGTTTAATTTGGTTAAGCGAAGTTTGA
- a CDS encoding PilZ domain-containing protein, with translation MSEPIKAPLSRPGVLSLNIKEKAALYASYMPFLTGGGIFIPTNKAYVLGDEVFMLLSLLDDPAKIAVSGNVVWITPQGANNNHQQGIGVKFSANEAGNQAKTKIEGLLGGYLQSARTTHTM, from the coding sequence ATGAGTGAACCAATTAAGGCCCCATTATCGCGGCCTGGCGTATTGTCGCTAAATATTAAAGAAAAAGCTGCTCTGTATGCTTCGTACATGCCTTTTTTAACAGGCGGCGGTATTTTTATTCCAACCAATAAAGCATATGTATTAGGCGATGAAGTGTTTATGTTGCTTTCGCTGTTGGATGATCCCGCCAAAATTGCCGTTTCGGGCAATGTGGTGTGGATTACCCCACAGGGTGCCAATAATAATCATCAGCAGGGAATTGGGGTTAAATTCTCGGCGAATGAAGCGGGCAATCAAGCTAAAACCAAGATTGAAGGCTTGTTGGGCGGCTATTTGCAATCGGCTCGCACCACGCACACCATGTAG
- the pbpC gene encoding penicillin-binding protein 1C, with protein MLKPRYLILSLLLGCLLIRYWPHEPLAVAGSTAVLAQDGKLLRLTLAPDQRYRLWLPLEQFSTTLITAVKLQEDRWFYWHFGLNPVALLRAITETYGGGAKQGASTLTMQLARLKYRLNTKTPTGKLRQIALALWIEARYSKHDILEAYLNLAPYGRNIEGAAAASLVYFGKAPKLLTLPESLTLAVIPQQPNQRLGSGVSLSDARQRLWQRWQVAYSASPAQIQLMTLPLPVKRLEQLPFRAPHWVEQRLADTATTPVTTLNTTLDLQLQTLLEKHLQQYLAQTRSRGINNAVAMLVDSRDQSVRALVGSADYFNASISGQVNGSLAKRSPGSTLKPLIYALGLDQGVIHPATILRDTPSAFGPYQPENFDGRFIGPLSATDALIKSRNIPAVWLASQLKNPSFYDFLQQAGIRKLQSAEHYGLALVLGGGKSAWQSWPAFTPCWPMKAALNRCAI; from the coding sequence TTGCTTAAACCTAGGTATTTAATCCTCAGCCTGCTCTTGGGCTGCTTGCTTATCCGCTACTGGCCGCATGAGCCGCTGGCTGTAGCAGGCTCAACAGCGGTGCTAGCGCAAGATGGCAAGCTGCTAAGGCTAACGCTTGCTCCCGATCAGCGTTATCGGTTGTGGCTGCCACTAGAGCAATTCTCCACCACGCTGATCACTGCGGTTAAATTACAAGAAGATCGCTGGTTTTACTGGCATTTTGGGCTAAACCCCGTCGCTTTACTGCGTGCCATCACAGAGACCTACGGCGGTGGCGCTAAGCAAGGCGCATCCACACTAACCATGCAATTGGCACGGCTTAAATACCGTCTGAATACCAAAACGCCGACTGGAAAACTGAGGCAAATTGCACTGGCACTGTGGATAGAAGCGCGTTACAGCAAACATGATATTTTAGAAGCCTATTTAAACCTCGCCCCCTATGGCAGAAATATCGAAGGCGCTGCTGCGGCCAGCCTCGTCTACTTTGGCAAAGCGCCTAAGCTGCTCACGCTGCCCGAAAGCCTAACGCTGGCAGTGATTCCACAGCAACCCAATCAGCGCTTAGGTAGTGGCGTATCGCTCAGCGATGCACGCCAAAGGTTATGGCAACGCTGGCAAGTGGCCTATTCAGCATCCCCCGCACAAATTCAGCTAATGACCCTACCCTTGCCGGTCAAGCGATTAGAACAACTCCCCTTTAGAGCGCCGCATTGGGTGGAGCAAAGATTGGCCGATACCGCCACCACCCCCGTAACTACGCTCAATACCACGCTAGATTTACAACTGCAAACACTGCTAGAAAAACACCTGCAGCAGTATCTAGCTCAGACTCGCAGCCGAGGCATCAATAATGCAGTGGCGATGCTGGTAGATAGCCGCGATCAATCCGTGCGCGCCCTAGTTGGGTCTGCCGATTACTTCAACGCCAGCATTTCCGGCCAAGTAAACGGCAGCTTAGCCAAAAGATCGCCTGGCTCCACCTTAAAACCTTTGATTTATGCACTGGGGCTGGATCAAGGCGTGATCCACCCTGCGACTATTTTGCGCGATACCCCCAGCGCTTTTGGCCCTTATCAGCCAGAGAATTTTGACGGGCGTTTTATCGGCCCGCTCAGCGCCACCGATGCGCTCATCAAAAGCCGCAATATTCCCGCCGTATGGCTGGCTAGCCAGCTTAAAAACCCCAGTTTTTATGATTTTTTACAGCAAGCTGGCATCCGCAAATTGCAATCAGCTGAGCATTACGGCCTAGCGCTGGTACTGGGAGGGGGGAAGTCAGCATGGCAGAGCTGGCCAGCCTTTACACCATGCTGGCCAATGAAGGCCGCCTTAAACCGCTGCGCTATTTAA
- a CDS encoding penicillin-binding transpeptidase domain-containing protein has product MAELASLYTMLANEGRLKPLRYLKDTPPSKGEVLISEQASWLALDMLSKNPRPDGGNNAWPVAFKTGTSWGFRDAWTAGTVGPYVLVVWLGNFDGQGNPALIGLEAAAPLFFRIADALALAKPADRPMPKRPPSGLAQVNICTASGELPNTWCPQQSSTWFIPGKSPIRVSSLHQPVHVDTRTGLAVCPPYDPVHTKTEIFEFWSSDMARLFKEAGVPRRKPPHIDCSGMASLGDAPKISSPLSGLAYTLRLSRPDETIALQAAASSEQLYWFDNQIYLGNAKSGGIAWRPQAGGWHQLSVVDDQGRSDSRQVKVELLP; this is encoded by the coding sequence ATGGCAGAGCTGGCCAGCCTTTACACCATGCTGGCCAATGAAGGCCGCCTTAAACCGCTGCGCTATTTAAAGGACACGCCGCCCAGCAAGGGCGAAGTCCTGATCAGCGAGCAAGCCAGTTGGCTAGCCTTAGACATGCTCAGCAAAAACCCACGCCCCGATGGAGGTAACAATGCTTGGCCGGTGGCGTTTAAAACCGGCACATCATGGGGGTTTCGTGATGCATGGACGGCAGGCACGGTTGGCCCCTATGTGCTAGTGGTCTGGCTGGGCAATTTTGACGGCCAAGGCAACCCCGCGCTCATTGGCCTAGAAGCGGCCGCCCCGCTATTTTTCCGTATTGCCGACGCGCTGGCGCTGGCCAAACCCGCCGATAGGCCTATGCCCAAGCGCCCACCTAGCGGCCTTGCCCAAGTCAACATCTGTACCGCCAGCGGTGAGCTGCCCAATACTTGGTGCCCACAGCAAAGCAGCACCTGGTTTATTCCGGGTAAATCGCCTATCCGCGTCAGCAGCCTGCATCAGCCGGTACACGTCGATACTCGCACTGGCCTTGCCGTCTGCCCCCCTTACGATCCTGTCCATACAAAAACAGAAATCTTTGAGTTTTGGAGCAGCGATATGGCAAGGCTATTTAAAGAAGCTGGCGTACCCCGCCGCAAACCACCACATATCGATTGCAGCGGCATGGCCAGCCTTGGGGACGCGCCCAAAATCAGCTCGCCCTTGAGCGGCCTAGCCTACACCCTGCGCCTATCCCGCCCCGACGAAACCATCGCCCTGCAAGCCGCAGCCAGCAGCGAGCAGCTGTATTGGTTTGATAATCAGATTTATCTAGGAAACGCCAAATCGGGCGGCATCGCATGGCGGCCACAAGCAGGCGGCTGGCATCAGCTTAGCGTGGTAGACGATCAGGGCAGGAGCGACAGCAGGCAGGTGAAGGTGGAGTTGTTGCCGTAG
- the rluD gene encoding 23S rRNA pseudouridine(1911/1915/1917) synthase RluD, with protein sequence MMHSENELNDYNDFEQARVLTVPSDLAGERLDAALAKMLPEFSRNRLSTWIKDGLVFLNGNPAVPKTKLWGSETISVLPQPEPDESAFQPEDIELDIIYEDATLLVLNKAPGLVVHPGTGNWTGTVLNGLLYRYPELKTIPRAGIVHRLDKDTSGLMVIARNLKAQNSLVQQLQARTVKRHYTAVAQGLFGADGKVDAPIGRHPKERIKMAVVHSGKHAVTHYKVHERFTAHTLIECQLETGRTHQIRVHMAHLNHPLAADPIYGGKPRIHSPEVSIALSEFARQALHARKLSLIHPETGKTMTWKAALPEDMEMLINVLRLDAGMLEEDWEDDWDIDDSDCEVMYVRE encoded by the coding sequence ATGATGCATTCCGAAAACGAATTAAACGATTATAACGACTTCGAGCAGGCGCGTGTCCTGACCGTGCCATCCGATTTGGCAGGGGAGCGCTTGGACGCTGCTTTAGCCAAGATGCTGCCCGAGTTTTCCCGTAACCGACTCTCCACATGGATTAAAGACGGCTTAGTCTTTCTTAACGGCAATCCAGCCGTCCCCAAAACAAAACTATGGGGCAGTGAAACGATTAGTGTCTTACCCCAACCCGAACCAGACGAAAGTGCTTTTCAGCCTGAAGATATCGAGCTGGATATTATTTACGAAGATGCTACCTTACTTGTGCTAAATAAAGCACCAGGCTTAGTTGTACATCCAGGCACAGGCAACTGGACTGGTACTGTACTGAATGGCTTACTTTATCGCTACCCAGAGCTTAAAACTATTCCCCGCGCTGGCATCGTACACCGACTGGACAAGGATACCAGTGGGCTAATGGTGATTGCACGCAACTTAAAAGCACAAAACAGCTTGGTGCAACAATTACAAGCTCGTACAGTTAAGCGCCATTACACCGCTGTTGCCCAAGGTTTATTTGGCGCAGATGGTAAAGTAGATGCCCCAATTGGCCGCCATCCTAAAGAAAGAATTAAGATGGCCGTAGTGCATTCGGGTAAGCATGCCGTTACGCATTACAAGGTGCATGAGCGCTTTACCGCACATACTTTGATTGAATGTCAGCTAGAAACCGGCCGCACGCATCAAATTCGAGTGCATATGGCGCATTTAAACCATCCACTCGCTGCAGATCCAATCTACGGCGGCAAGCCAAGAATACACTCACCTGAAGTCAGTATTGCGCTGAGTGAATTTGCACGTCAGGCGCTACATGCTAGAAAACTGTCTCTGATTCACCCAGAAACAGGCAAAACCATGACTTGGAAAGCAGCTCTTCCTGAAGATATGGAAATGCTAATCAATGTCTTGCGCCTAGACGCCGGCATGCTAGAAGAGGATTGGGAAGACGATTGGGATATTGACGATAGTGACTGCGAAGTCATGTATGTCCGTGAATAA
- a CDS encoding outer membrane protein assembly factor BamD has product MNKILPRFIVSAVFAGLLAGCASTPEEQDETRGWTAEKIFAEAKSEQESRSYDRSNKLFEKLEARFPYGRHAQQAQIETAYNHYKNQEPLLAFAAIDRFIKQYPAHPNIDYAYYLKGLVNFNEAQGFLSSVVKQDMSERDPKAARESYDTFRQLVTRYPESKYAADATVRMGYLVGALANLELHVAKYYYNRGAFLAAANRGKYLLETYSNTKQVEPALGIMALSYDKLGLIPLRDDVKKVLLKNYPETTVLDESSLFTDSDWWKPW; this is encoded by the coding sequence ATGAATAAGATTCTACCGCGATTCATCGTCTCTGCAGTATTTGCCGGATTATTGGCGGGCTGCGCATCCACTCCAGAAGAGCAGGATGAAACTCGTGGCTGGACTGCGGAGAAGATTTTTGCTGAGGCAAAATCAGAGCAAGAAAGCCGCAGTTATGATCGATCCAATAAGTTATTCGAAAAGCTAGAAGCGCGCTTTCCTTATGGGCGGCACGCACAGCAAGCACAAATAGAGACTGCTTATAATCACTATAAAAACCAAGAGCCTTTGCTGGCTTTTGCCGCAATCGATCGCTTTATTAAGCAATACCCAGCGCATCCAAATATTGATTACGCCTACTATTTAAAGGGCTTGGTCAATTTTAATGAGGCACAAGGTTTCTTATCTAGCGTGGTAAAACAGGATATGTCTGAGCGCGATCCTAAGGCCGCTCGCGAATCCTACGATACCTTCCGCCAGCTGGTTACGCGTTACCCAGAAAGCAAATACGCTGCCGATGCTACGGTGCGTATGGGCTACTTAGTTGGGGCATTAGCTAACTTAGAATTACACGTAGCTAAGTATTACTACAATCGTGGTGCATTCTTAGCGGCGGCTAATCGTGGTAAATATTTACTAGAAACCTATTCGAACACTAAGCAAGTTGAGCCTGCTTTAGGCATTATGGCTTTGTCTTACGATAAGCTAGGTTTGATCCCACTGCGTGATGATGTAAAAAAAGTATTGCTTAAAAATTACCCAGAAACCACAGTATTGGATGAGAGCAGCTTATTCACTGATTCTGACTGGTGGAAGCCTTGGTAA
- the holB gene encoding DNA polymerase III subunit delta', with protein sequence MKTLYPWQAAAWSQLMREMDRLPHAMLITGEQGIGKRRFAEYLAQFLLCEDEAKTTAPCGMCDGCRWYMAGNHPDYRVLSPEDKESDASEEGKPKRKSQVIGVDDIRDLADFVNLTAHRKGIRVTVVYPAETLNVAAANAFLKTLEEPPSGAMFILVSNHWRRLLPTIRSRCRVFPMATPEHVTAAAWLAQQQVVNPVLHLAHTGGAPLAALEDATAEWLPNRKAFLAHIANPAVLDVLAVASELEKAKLEMSLVVGWLQKWVHDLINIKMTGKLRYYPDWESDLQRLAAQSPVFFHYTDRLNEAMRLAHHPLNQRLVFESLLFAYLDALRSSKGKK encoded by the coding sequence ATGAAAACACTTTACCCTTGGCAAGCCGCAGCTTGGTCGCAATTGATGCGCGAGATGGATAGACTGCCACATGCCATGCTGATTACCGGTGAACAAGGCATTGGGAAAAGACGTTTTGCAGAATACTTAGCCCAGTTTCTACTTTGCGAAGACGAAGCTAAAACCACGGCACCTTGTGGTATGTGTGATGGATGCCGCTGGTATATGGCGGGAAATCATCCCGATTATCGCGTGCTTTCGCCAGAAGACAAGGAGAGCGATGCGAGCGAAGAAGGCAAGCCTAAGCGTAAATCGCAGGTGATTGGTGTAGATGACATCCGAGATTTGGCTGATTTTGTTAACTTAACTGCACACCGCAAAGGCATCCGTGTCACCGTGGTTTATCCGGCTGAAACGCTGAATGTGGCCGCGGCGAATGCCTTTTTAAAAACACTAGAAGAGCCGCCATCAGGCGCGATGTTTATTCTGGTATCAAATCACTGGCGGCGTTTATTACCGACGATCCGCAGCCGTTGTCGCGTGTTTCCAATGGCTACGCCAGAACATGTAACGGCGGCGGCATGGTTGGCGCAGCAGCAGGTGGTCAATCCTGTACTGCATTTGGCGCATACGGGCGGCGCGCCCTTGGCAGCTTTAGAAGATGCAACTGCCGAATGGTTGCCTAATCGCAAAGCATTTTTGGCGCATATTGCCAATCCAGCAGTTTTAGATGTGCTGGCTGTGGCTAGCGAGCTAGAAAAGGCTAAACTAGAGATGTCTCTAGTGGTGGGCTGGTTGCAAAAATGGGTCCATGATTTAATCAATATCAAGATGACGGGAAAACTTCGCTATTATCCAGATTGGGAGAGCGATTTACAGCGCTTAGCAGCGCAATCCCCCGTCTTTTTTCATTATACCGATCGTCTTAATGAGGCGATGCGCCTAGCGCACCACCCTTTAAATCAGCGATTAGTATTTGAGTCTTTGCTTTTTGCCTATCTGGATGCATTGCGTAGTAGTAAGGGGAAAAAATGA
- a CDS encoding MFS transporter, producing the protein MSDPIQQRNTLAARPLNRQDCKTLGLASLGGALEFYDFIIFVFFTVVLSKLFFPPDMPDALRQIQTFSIFAAGYLARPLGGIAMAHFGDLLGRKKMFTLSILMMALPTLMIGLLPTYQQIGIWAPLCLLALRILQGAAIGGEVPGAWVFVAEHAPERHTGLACSLITSGLTLGILLGALIAMAMNNLFSPAELEAWAWRVPFLIGGVFGLVAMYLRKWLHETPVFLELQAKKNLATELPLKQVLRDHRLSIAISMLATFLLAVAIVVAILMTPAYLQKQFAVLPVDALRANCYAIVALSLGCVVAGWASDKLGCGLTILIGCTLLGCSSYAFYHTMSHDTSQLALLYPLMGFTVGIVGAVPLLMIKAFPAAIRFSGLSFSYNVAYAFAGGLTPVILSFWIKYDVLAPSYYLLLLSMIGVGLGAYLITHQGQQLKHSIR; encoded by the coding sequence ATGAGTGATCCAATCCAGCAAAGAAATACCTTAGCGGCAAGGCCCTTAAATAGGCAGGACTGTAAAACGCTAGGCCTAGCATCGCTAGGGGGCGCATTAGAGTTTTACGATTTTATTATTTTTGTGTTTTTCACCGTTGTTTTAAGCAAGCTGTTTTTCCCTCCTGATATGCCCGATGCACTGAGGCAAATCCAGACATTCAGTATTTTTGCCGCAGGCTATTTAGCGCGCCCATTGGGTGGGATTGCCATGGCGCATTTTGGTGATTTGCTGGGCCGAAAAAAGATGTTCACCCTTAGCATACTGATGATGGCCTTGCCTACACTGATGATAGGCTTACTTCCCACCTATCAACAAATTGGTATCTGGGCACCGCTGTGCTTACTTGCTCTACGCATTTTGCAAGGTGCCGCCATTGGTGGTGAAGTGCCCGGCGCATGGGTGTTTGTTGCCGAACATGCACCTGAGCGCCACACAGGTTTGGCTTGCAGCTTAATTACCTCGGGCCTCACTTTAGGAATTTTGTTAGGTGCATTGATCGCCATGGCGATGAATAACCTATTTAGCCCAGCCGAGCTGGAAGCATGGGCCTGGCGTGTGCCCTTTTTAATTGGCGGTGTATTTGGCTTGGTAGCGATGTATTTGCGTAAATGGCTGCATGAAACACCGGTATTTTTAGAGCTGCAAGCTAAAAAAAACTTGGCGACTGAGCTACCGCTTAAGCAAGTGTTACGTGATCATCGCCTTAGCATTGCTATTTCTATGCTGGCCACCTTTTTACTTGCTGTGGCGATTGTGGTCGCTATTTTGATGACTCCCGCGTATTTACAAAAACAATTCGCGGTATTGCCAGTTGATGCCTTAAGGGCCAATTGCTATGCCATCGTAGCGCTTAGCTTGGGCTGTGTGGTGGCAGGCTGGGCATCAGACAAACTAGGCTGCGGCTTAACGATTCTGATCGGTTGCACCTTACTAGGCTGCAGCAGCTATGCGTTTTATCACACCATGAGTCATGACACGAGCCAGCTAGCCCTGCTCTACCCGCTGATGGGGTTTACCGTGGGCATTGTTGGCGCGGTGCCGCTCTTGATGATTAAAGCCTTCCCCGCAGCGATCCGCTTTAGTGGCTTGTCTTTTTCTTACAATGTGGCCTATGCCTTTGCGGGCGGCCTGACGCCGGTGATTTTATCATTCTGGATTAAATACGATGTGCTAGCGCCCAGCTATTATCTTTTGCTGCTTAGTATGATTGGGGTGGGGTTAGGCGCTTATTTAATCACTCATCAAGGCCAGCAACTTAAACACAGTATTCGATAA
- a CDS encoding AlbA family DNA-binding domain-containing protein yields MLSELLTTLRYKSEGTDIDFKSSQYRFSGGTEDDKSEMLKDILAIANAWRDGSGYILLGFKEKRPHPAEVVGISTTIDDAQIQQFVNSKVKPKLTFCYEEHLYEGKTVGIITIPKQKRPFYTSHTYGKVKSNVVYVRRGSSTDEAEPPEATEMSLADSGRGNMRVDMSVLTPGHEVLPDSFERFYMTLTEEFPDYVSQRPSSYLHGISSSYDIYQQDNKAYWRELARYTRINDQLILLQFLLVNRSEVQLSSAKLEVFIEPLDGQGIELIAKDDLPEKPSAAFNIMNSIRPLSEVLIGKNAQFIVNDNDLSCGYVRFGSLLPGEEGKSSLLAIIPQGPGRLRIRFRILGGELAEPIEREQLIEAVGNTETLDFKGFQSFYRERLIKERLIQGTS; encoded by the coding sequence ATGCTTAGCGAGCTACTGACCACTCTTCGATATAAGAGCGAAGGGACAGATATTGATTTTAAATCCTCGCAGTACCGCTTTAGTGGCGGAACTGAGGATGATAAGTCCGAGATGCTAAAGGACATCCTTGCAATAGCTAATGCTTGGCGTGATGGTTCAGGTTACATTCTTCTTGGTTTTAAGGAAAAACGACCTCATCCCGCAGAAGTAGTAGGGATCTCCACAACTATCGACGATGCACAAATACAGCAGTTTGTGAACAGTAAGGTCAAGCCTAAGCTGACGTTTTGCTATGAGGAACATTTGTATGAAGGTAAGACTGTGGGGATTATTACAATTCCAAAGCAGAAACGTCCGTTCTACACCTCCCATACCTACGGTAAGGTTAAGAGTAATGTAGTTTACGTACGCCGAGGTAGCAGTACCGATGAAGCAGAACCCCCTGAAGCTACGGAAATGTCTTTGGCAGATTCTGGTCGTGGAAATATGCGTGTAGATATGTCTGTGCTTACTCCTGGTCACGAAGTATTGCCTGATAGCTTTGAACGGTTTTATATGACACTTACGGAAGAGTTCCCAGACTACGTAAGTCAGCGTCCGTCTAGCTACTTACATGGTATCAGTTCTTCTTATGATATCTATCAGCAAGACAACAAGGCCTACTGGAGGGAGCTTGCTAGATATACCCGTATAAATGATCAGCTAATCTTATTGCAATTCTTACTAGTTAATCGCTCAGAGGTTCAGCTCTCAAGCGCCAAGCTTGAGGTGTTTATTGAGCCACTTGATGGACAGGGTATTGAGTTGATTGCTAAGGATGATTTACCTGAAAAGCCCAGCGCTGCTTTTAACATTATGAACAGTATTAGACCTCTTTCTGAGGTGCTGATCGGTAAAAACGCTCAATTCATAGTTAATGACAACGATTTGTCGTGCGGCTATGTTCGTTTTGGTTCCCTACTTCCAGGAGAAGAGGGTAAGTCTTCTTTGCTTGCAATCATTCCCCAAGGACCTGGTCGTTTACGTATTCGCTTTCGAATTTTGGGCGGCGAATTAGCAGAGCCAATTGAACGTGAGCAGCTTATTGAAGCTGTAGGGAATACCGAAACCCTCGATTTTAAGGGGTTCCAAAGCTTTTATAGGGAGCGGTTAATTAAAGAAAGGCTAATTCAGGGCACCTCTTAG